The DNA segment AAATGGAAAGAGCGAATACCGGATAACTACTACATACAGGTTTTACATTACTTACTTGTTACTGGTTATCAATTTGTAGTCCTGCGAGCCCACTTGAGAACAGACTGGGGCGGCGCAGGTCGGCAGACATCGGTCCGGCATTATTTTATCGAACGTTCAGAGGTTACGGACGATCTGGACATGCTCCTGGAAGTGGAGCAGAGGTTTTGGAACTGTGTGGAGAGCGGTAGGAAACCGCCACTGATATTACCAGAAATTTAGGAGGATTATATGGAACTGAGAATTATGAGTCCACAGGAAAATGACTTTATAAAAGAAATCCAGTGGAATAATGAGGAACTGAAGCAGGAAATTACCGCAACAATGCAGGAATACAAGAGCCTGGCTTTTACAGAGGAGAATATTAAGGACGCAAAAGCAGACCGAGCAAAGCTGAACAAGCTGCGAACAGCCTTTGAGGATGAGCGTAAGAAGATCAAGAAACAGTGCATGGAACCATACACCAAGTTCGAAAAACAGGTAAAAGAAATCGTTTCATTGATAGATGAACCCATTGCTTTAATTGATTCACAGATCAAAGAAGTTGACGACCAGAAGAAAGCTCAAAAGCAGAAAGATATTGAAGAGTTGTTTGGATCCCTTGGTTTTCAAAACTTTGTTACTCTGGATAAAATATTTGACTCGAAATGGCTAAATGCATCAGTGGCGATGTCAAAGATTGAGGAGCAGATGAAGAGCCAGATGTTTCAGATCGGACATGAGCTTGAAACAATCCGGAAGCTTCCGGAATTTGCTTTTGAAGCAAAGGAGCTATATAAGAAAACACTGGACATGAATCAGGCAATCCAGGAAGGCCAGAGGCTGGCAGAGATACAGAAACGGAAGCTTGCTTACGAGGCAGAGCAGAAAGCCAAGGAGGAAGAGCTCAAGCGTCAAACGGAACTGAGACAGAAAGAGACAGCAACACAGAAAGCTCAGGAAAAATCGAAATCGGTTACAGAATCAAAGAAAGAAGACAATTCAGAGAATTCTCCGGAGTCTCAGCAGGATCAGAAGACAGATCCAATCATGAGCATTGATTTCAGAGCATGGGGCACAAGAGAACAGCTGATGGGGATCCGTCAGTACATGTTAGATAACAACATCAAATTTGGGAAGGCGGAATAAGACATGGCAGTACAGAACAGTTTAGCAAAGAAGAAGCAGCAGAAGACAGGAATGGCAACATACCTAACACAGGATGCGGTCAAAAGACAGATAAATAGCATCGTAGGTGGAAAAAATGGAGCACGTTTCATCTCCAGTATTGTATCAGCAGTACAGACGACACCAACGTTGCAGGAGTGTACGAACCCCAGTATCTTATCGGCGGCGCTTCTGGGAGAGGCATTAAATCTTTCCCCTTCCCCACAGCTGGGGCAATTCTACATGGTGCCATACAATAACCGCAAAACCGGGCAGAAGGAAGCACAGTTTCAACTTGGATATAAAGGGTATCTGCAATTGGCCGAGAGATCCGGATACTACAAGAAGCTGAATGTTCTGGAAATCAAAGATGGAGAGCTGATCCGGTATGATCCCCTGGAAGAAGAAATTGAGGTGGATCTGATCGAGGATGATGTGGTTCGTGAGGAAATGCCAACTATCGGATACTATGCGATGTTCGAGTATGCGAACGGGTTTCGAAAGACGATGTACTGGTCAAAGAAAAAGATGCTGGCACATGCGGACCGCTACAGCCAGGCATTCCACCTAAACGCCGTAGAGAACAGCAATCCAAAGCGCAGCAGGGTTTCCTTTGAAGATTTCGAGAACGGGAATTTTCCAAAAGGTGATGAATGGAAGTATTCATCGTTCTGGTACCAGGACTTTGATGGAATGGCAAAGAAAACGATGTTGAGACAATTGATCAGTAAATGGGGCATTATGAGTATTGATCTCCAGAACGCATTTGAAAAGGACATGGCAGTGATCAAAGATGATGGACAACCTGATTACGTCGATAACGAACCACAGGATGATGATGTGGTAGAAGATCAGGAATACAAAGAATCACAGCCACAGGAAGCACAGAAACAGCCCGAACAGACACCTCAGGAAAAAGATCAGGGGCAGCAGATGAGCATGGAAGACGCATTCTTTAATTGATTCAGACTCGTAATTGATCTATTAAGATCATTCTTTATATATCATGGAAAATAAACTTATGTCTGCCGGATCACGAGTGCCGGCAGACGGAAAGGACAAGACAATGGGAAGCATTATATTTAAAGTCCCGGGAAAGCCTCAGGGCAAGGCCAGGGCAAGAACTGGATACAATCCAAAGGTTGGTAAGGTAACATCGTATACACCTGGTAAGACGGTTTTGTATGAGAATTACATAAAGGCCTGCTATATGCAGACAACAGATGTAATGTTTGATCACGAGGAACCTCTTTCAGTATGTATCAATGCATGCTTTGAGCCTACCAAGAGTACATCAAAAAAGCAGCGTAAAAGAATGTTGAATGGAGAAGTCCTTCCTACGAAGAAACCGGATGTCGATAATATTGTAAAAGCAGTGTTGGATGCACTAAATGGATTGGCTTATAAAGATGATACTCAGGTTATAAATGTTACAGCAAATAAAATTTATGGAGAAAGGGCCTTTACAGAGGTAACGATTGTAAGCATAGAAAAGTAGGTGATTGTATGGCAAGACCCAGGCAAAAGGGTAACCAGTACTTTTGTTTGGACGTGGACTTTTTCTCAGATAAAAAGATCAAGATATTGAAAGCACGGTATGGCGCAGATGGAATTACTCTCTACATGTACCTGCTGTGTGAGATTTATAAAAGTGGATATTATTTAGAAATAGATCAGGATTATACGTTCATTATTTCAGACGATCTGAATATGAACTGCGATAAGGTGAAGCAGGTTTTGACATTCTTATTGGAACGGTCGATGTTTGATAAACAGCTTTTTCAGTCGGACGCTGTCTTAACCTCAGCCGGAATACAAAGACGGTATCAGCTCATGGTTAAAAGCAGGGCCATTAAAAATCCCGTCAAAATTGAAAGGTACTGGCTTCTTTCAAAAGAAGAAACGGAAACCTTTATTAAAGTGAACTCTTCTATAAATAATTCCATGAATAATGATAATTATTCTAAGAATAACGATTCAAGTTCCGAGAATAATGCCACAAAGGAAAGTAAAGGAAAAGAAAGGAAAGTAAAAGAAAAGAAACATATAGAGACAGCTGCGCCGACCAACTTATTTAATAATCAGTCGCTCGAAGATGCCTTTCAGTTATTTATCACTTGTAGGAAGCAACATAGTCAAAAGTTGTCAGCAGAACAGATTAAGTTATTACGACAAGAATTATCATCTATGGGTGCTGATGACAAGGAAAGAATAGAAATAGCAAACAAAGCTACTGTAAGCGGATGGAAAAGCTTTTATCCTTTGAAAAATTCATCCGGAAAAAACCAGCCATCAAAAAATAATAAATTCAATAACTTTCATCAGCGAGACTATGACTATGAAAAATTGGAGTCTCAGTTGTTGAACAAATAGGGGATGCAGATAATGAAAAAAAAAGACGAGAGAAAAGAACTCGAAATGAAATGCATCAATGAGTACGAACATTGGAGAAATCTATATAGATATGGTGGGCAAGACCCCTTTTATGAAGATGGTATCAATTTAGATCTCACTCGGAATCATATTATCAGTTATAAAAGGGACATGGAAAAACTTGATTATTTTCCTGAGATCTATAACAAGGAACTTCCGCCTGAGATTGATAGCAAATATATGGCAAGGGCAGATGAGATTAGAGCGCATGCAAAAAAGTCTTTTGAGATCTATAAGGCAGATGAAAATTACCAGTTTCTTGTTAAGCACCGTAATGATATTTCAAGTGACGATGCCCGTGATATAAGATTGACAAATGTAATTAACTATGTGGATGGACTGTTGATGTTTATCCTTAGCGATGACCTGGTGGGGATGCGTAGGCATGAACGTCCACAGATTTATCAGGAGTCATTTATAAAATGCCGTGAAAAGTTAGAGAAACTGCTGACAGAAGAAAAGCCGGATGAACCTGAGAAACTAGGACAGCTTAGTATTTTTGATTTCATTTAGGAGGAAAAGATTATGGTTAAGAGATTAGAGAGCAAATATATTGACAGCCGAGAAGTGGCTGAAATGGTAGGAAAAGAACATAGCAAACTGATGCGGGATATAAGGAATTACACTGATCAATTTAACCAGTCCAATATTGGATTCGTTGATTTCTTCGCTGCTTCGTCGTATACAGATGGAAAAGGTGAAGAGCGTCCGTGCTACAGGATCACGAAGAAAGGTTGTGAATTTATAGCACATAAATTGACCGGAATCAAAGGTACAGAGTTCACGGCTAAGTACATCGATCGTTTCCATGAGATGGAGGATACAATATCGCACGGATTTGACCTCTCACAGCTATCTCCGGAGCTTCAGGCTATATTTGCCCATGACAAGAAGATTCAGCTGGTTATGGGCCACATGGAGACACATGAGCGGCGGATTGATCACCTGGAAAATACAATGACCATTGATTATGGTCAACAGAAGGCTATCAACGACAAACATCACTGTGTAGGCATTGAGGCAATGGGAGGCAAACGTTCCGCAGCATATAAGAACAGAAAGCTCAGAGACAGGGTATTCCGTACGATCTGGAGGGATTACAAGGATTACTTTGAGATCGCGTCGTATAAAGATACTCCTACAACTCAGTTTGATGAAGCTATTGAGTACCTGGGAACATGGGCCCCTGATACAAATCTGAAAATGGAGATATGGAAGAATAACAGGGAGGTGGCGTAAATGGGACGATTG comes from the Blautia liquoris genome and includes:
- a CDS encoding DUF1351 domain-containing protein codes for the protein MELRIMSPQENDFIKEIQWNNEELKQEITATMQEYKSLAFTEENIKDAKADRAKLNKLRTAFEDERKKIKKQCMEPYTKFEKQVKEIVSLIDEPIALIDSQIKEVDDQKKAQKQKDIEELFGSLGFQNFVTLDKIFDSKWLNASVAMSKIEEQMKSQMFQIGHELETIRKLPEFAFEAKELYKKTLDMNQAIQEGQRLAEIQKRKLAYEAEQKAKEEELKRQTELRQKETATQKAQEKSKSVTESKKEDNSENSPESQQDQKTDPIMSIDFRAWGTREQLMGIRQYMLDNNIKFGKAE
- a CDS encoding recombinase RecT, translated to MAVQNSLAKKKQQKTGMATYLTQDAVKRQINSIVGGKNGARFISSIVSAVQTTPTLQECTNPSILSAALLGEALNLSPSPQLGQFYMVPYNNRKTGQKEAQFQLGYKGYLQLAERSGYYKKLNVLEIKDGELIRYDPLEEEIEVDLIEDDVVREEMPTIGYYAMFEYANGFRKTMYWSKKKMLAHADRYSQAFHLNAVENSNPKRSRVSFEDFENGNFPKGDEWKYSSFWYQDFDGMAKKTMLRQLISKWGIMSIDLQNAFEKDMAVIKDDGQPDYVDNEPQDDDVVEDQEYKESQPQEAQKQPEQTPQEKDQGQQMSMEDAFFN
- a CDS encoding RusA family crossover junction endodeoxyribonuclease — its product is MENKLMSAGSRVPADGKDKTMGSIIFKVPGKPQGKARARTGYNPKVGKVTSYTPGKTVLYENYIKACYMQTTDVMFDHEEPLSVCINACFEPTKSTSKKQRKRMLNGEVLPTKKPDVDNIVKAVLDALNGLAYKDDTQVINVTANKIYGERAFTEVTIVSIEK
- a CDS encoding DUF4373 domain-containing protein → MARPRQKGNQYFCLDVDFFSDKKIKILKARYGADGITLYMYLLCEIYKSGYYLEIDQDYTFIISDDLNMNCDKVKQVLTFLLERSMFDKQLFQSDAVLTSAGIQRRYQLMVKSRAIKNPVKIERYWLLSKEETETFIKVNSSINNSMNNDNYSKNNDSSSENNATKESKGKERKVKEKKHIETAAPTNLFNNQSLEDAFQLFITCRKQHSQKLSAEQIKLLRQELSSMGADDKERIEIANKATVSGWKSFYPLKNSSGKNQPSKNNKFNNFHQRDYDYEKLESQLLNK
- a CDS encoding Rha family transcriptional regulator: MVKRLESKYIDSREVAEMVGKEHSKLMRDIRNYTDQFNQSNIGFVDFFAASSYTDGKGEERPCYRITKKGCEFIAHKLTGIKGTEFTAKYIDRFHEMEDTISHGFDLSQLSPELQAIFAHDKKIQLVMGHMETHERRIDHLENTMTIDYGQQKAINDKHHCVGIEAMGGKRSAAYKNRKLRDRVFRTIWRDYKDYFEIASYKDTPTTQFDEAIEYLGTWAPDTNLKMEIWKNNREVA